One genomic region from Vibrio sp. STUT-A11 encodes:
- the melB gene encoding melibiose:sodium transporter MelB, with amino-acid sequence MSNQITLKTKASYGLAALGKDFACAPIYIFLMFYFTDVAGLSAGFIGTIFLAARIIDAVTDPMMGMIVDNTRSRFGKFRPWIVIGTLINAVVLIALFRTHTFEGTPLYIYAAAAYILWGLTYTIMDIPYWSMIPALSSSRQEREKLVIWPRMFASLAWFLTGTYGLTIIGKLGNGDQGEGFSNLAILIAVLFIMSAFLVARNVKESVTIDKTTEKFNLKDVGDILKSNDQLKVLISSVLTFQIANMIFGGFAIYYFTYALNKAELFSTYMMVSGIAEFIGVITFPYIAKLFPRKNLWLIACGLAILSCVLLYVMRAFVPGSVLLIAMGAAAKSYGVGIVNALQTVMLADVVDYGEYKTGHRSESVIFSVQTMLVKFAGAAGGFVVGVGLSFVGYIPNEVQSSETIAGLEFMMIWVPTLLMIASLVVYRKFYRLHDGFDKNKIETAMERYGFKRPILLSN; translated from the coding sequence ATGTCTAATCAAATAACGCTAAAAACCAAAGCATCCTACGGACTTGCTGCATTAGGTAAAGATTTCGCCTGTGCACCTATTTATATCTTTTTAATGTTTTACTTTACCGATGTGGCGGGTCTCTCGGCAGGCTTTATCGGCACTATTTTTTTGGCGGCGAGAATCATTGATGCAGTCACTGACCCAATGATGGGAATGATCGTTGATAACACACGGTCAAGATTTGGCAAGTTTCGCCCTTGGATTGTCATTGGTACACTTATAAATGCAGTTGTTCTAATCGCTTTATTCCGTACACATACTTTTGAAGGTACACCACTTTATATATATGCAGCAGCTGCTTATATTTTGTGGGGATTGACCTATACGATTATGGATATTCCGTACTGGTCTATGATACCTGCACTCTCCAGTTCTCGTCAGGAAAGAGAGAAACTCGTCATTTGGCCACGTATGTTTGCCAGTCTTGCATGGTTTTTAACTGGTACTTATGGCCTGACTATCATTGGCAAGTTAGGTAATGGAGATCAGGGAGAAGGCTTCTCCAACCTCGCGATATTAATTGCTGTACTGTTTATTATGAGTGCATTCTTAGTGGCAAGAAATGTTAAAGAGAGTGTGACCATTGATAAAACAACCGAAAAATTTAACTTAAAAGATGTGGGTGATATTTTAAAGTCTAATGACCAACTCAAAGTATTAATCAGTTCAGTATTGACATTCCAAATTGCCAATATGATATTTGGTGGCTTTGCAATCTACTACTTCACTTATGCTTTGAATAAGGCTGAATTGTTTTCTACTTATATGATGGTGTCAGGGATTGCTGAATTCATTGGTGTCATTACTTTTCCTTATATAGCAAAGTTATTCCCTCGTAAAAACCTTTGGCTAATTGCTTGTGGTCTTGCGATTTTATCTTGCGTTCTATTGTATGTAATGCGTGCCTTTGTTCCTGGTAGCGTACTTCTGATAGCCATGGGAGCTGCCGCGAAATCCTATGGTGTGGGTATTGTAAATGCACTTCAGACCGTAATGTTGGCTGATGTTGTCGATTATGGAGAATATAAGACAGGTCACCGAAGCGAGAGTGTGATCTTCTCGGTACAAACCATGTTGGTTAAGTTTGCAGGTGCAGCTGGTGGGTTTGTTGTAGGTGTTGGCTTGTCATTCGTTGGCTACATCCCCAATGAAGTTCAAAGTAGCGAAACCATTGCAGGTTTGGAGTTCATGATGATTTGGGTACCGACGTTATTAATGATAGCCAGTTTGGTTGTTTACCGTAAATTCTATCGTCTTCATGATGGCTTCGATAAAAATAAAATTGAAACAGCGATGGAGCGATATGGATTTAAACGACCAATATTGCTTAGTAACTAA
- a CDS encoding carbohydrate porin, protein MNRTFKLSLGAVCVSFALSANAGVKIIDNELGNFSIAGNVELNFNFRDRESNPSGDQEFNQDGRVLIEFAGEKYTDKDYFVGVKAQPLFESTGNVVLDDAYFEFGKKDGWAIKAGRFEGADMFPVGLDVFLEYSGDTSNDLYTDGWAYTYQMKEARGRGSDGQLMYHQTFGNLYVELGSMMGDRSNLFRDGVDGTYHGHEIDKSKDSFLVRPLVAYELGQFRLAAAMETNLVSNAVVANGVDISDRTGYGVTGNWSNDGWSVNVNVAYLDAVDETNFSTGINALWNNVGIGYVYAENKYDNKELSGWVDGNVEVATVYASYALRDVLEVKDFDILFGSYYTCITNELTQLQPDTNFTEDEDMGARIRLFYAF, encoded by the coding sequence ATGAACAGAACATTTAAACTATCTCTGGGTGCTGTCTGTGTTTCTTTTGCATTGTCTGCAAATGCTGGTGTAAAGATCATTGATAATGAACTAGGCAACTTTTCTATTGCTGGCAATGTTGAATTAAACTTTAACTTCCGTGATCGTGAGTCAAACCCATCTGGTGATCAGGAATTTAACCAAGATGGTCGTGTGCTGATAGAATTTGCAGGAGAAAAGTACACAGATAAAGATTATTTTGTCGGTGTTAAGGCACAACCACTATTTGAAAGTACGGGCAATGTGGTATTAGATGATGCGTACTTTGAGTTTGGCAAAAAGGATGGCTGGGCGATCAAAGCCGGTCGTTTTGAGGGGGCAGATATGTTCCCTGTAGGTTTGGACGTATTCCTCGAATATTCGGGTGATACCTCTAATGACCTTTATACCGATGGCTGGGCATACACATACCAAATGAAAGAAGCGCGTGGTCGTGGTTCTGATGGTCAGTTGATGTATCACCAGACGTTTGGCAACCTCTATGTTGAACTGGGTTCGATGATGGGTGATCGCTCTAACCTGTTTAGGGATGGTGTTGATGGCACATATCATGGTCACGAAATCGATAAAAGCAAAGACTCTTTTTTAGTTCGTCCTCTTGTTGCTTACGAATTGGGCCAATTCCGCCTTGCCGCCGCTATGGAAACAAATTTAGTTTCTAATGCTGTTGTCGCAAATGGTGTTGATATCTCTGACCGTACGGGCTACGGCGTCACTGGTAATTGGTCTAACGATGGTTGGTCGGTTAACGTCAATGTCGCTTACCTAGACGCTGTTGATGAAACCAACTTTAGTACTGGTATAAACGCGCTTTGGAATAACGTCGGTATAGGCTATGTGTACGCAGAGAATAAATACGACAACAAAGAGCTCTCTGGCTGGGTGGATGGCAATGTTGAAGTGGCGACAGTTTACGCATCTTACGCATTGAGAGATGTACTGGAAGTTAAAGACTTTGATATTTTATTTGGCTCCTATTACACGTGCATCACCAACGAACTCACTCAGCTGCAACCTGATACCAACTTTACTGAAGATGAAGATATGGGAGCAAGAATTCGTTTGTTCTACGCGTTCTAG
- a CDS encoding glycoside hydrolase family 32 protein encodes MQQLAKDPFRPTLHFTPPFGWMNDPNGLVYVNNEYHLFYQYFPYANKWGPMHWGHAVSADLRNWQHLPPALVPDDKGMCFSGSAVVDWRNTSGLFDNESQPGVLAFYTACIAYDDGRDSDQMQSLAYSKDGGFSWSKLADNPVLPNPGLKDFRDPKVIWHEQSQHWVMVVTEGQEVGFYRSKDLKQWEKTANFGLNEGKHDEMPWECPDLFPIILDGSEICYWVLIVGVQRCSHAGGSGTQYFIGQFDGERFINHHDADTVLWLDYGKDYYAAQTWSDVTNGRRTSIAWMSNWLYANDVPTQAWRSAMSAPRDLKLSQTQSGLRLLSSLPNLWLNESNTMIAKDKTLESGDSLVISENYQAGILDGTLHLSRGSSIAISPLGSECLTYNIERNEQNIVVTTSRKVGAEGEENYNNLFSHETSLTIPYSESLQFTLIVDRCSSELLLQDGEYCFTELCFPIEARSIDFYCSTGKGVVKSLKFCE; translated from the coding sequence ATGCAACAATTAGCAAAAGACCCTTTTCGTCCAACACTGCACTTTACGCCTCCATTCGGTTGGATGAATGACCCTAATGGTTTGGTATACGTAAATAATGAATACCACTTGTTTTATCAGTATTTTCCTTACGCAAATAAGTGGGGACCGATGCATTGGGGACATGCCGTCAGTGCCGACTTACGTAATTGGCAGCACTTACCGCCAGCACTGGTCCCAGACGATAAAGGAATGTGTTTTTCAGGCAGTGCCGTAGTGGATTGGCGTAATACCAGTGGTTTGTTTGACAATGAATCTCAGCCAGGTGTATTGGCGTTTTATACTGCGTGTATTGCCTATGATGACGGCAGAGACAGCGATCAAATGCAGAGCCTTGCATACAGTAAAGATGGTGGCTTTAGTTGGAGTAAACTTGCAGACAATCCGGTTCTGCCCAACCCAGGATTAAAAGACTTCCGCGATCCAAAAGTCATTTGGCACGAGCAAAGCCAGCACTGGGTGATGGTCGTAACAGAAGGCCAGGAGGTTGGTTTTTATCGTTCTAAGGACCTCAAGCAGTGGGAGAAAACCGCTAACTTCGGTTTGAATGAAGGTAAACATGATGAAATGCCATGGGAGTGTCCGGATCTTTTTCCTATCATATTGGATGGGTCTGAGATTTGTTATTGGGTACTTATTGTGGGTGTGCAACGTTGCAGCCACGCAGGGGGATCAGGTACTCAATATTTTATCGGCCAGTTTGATGGTGAACGTTTTATCAATCATCATGATGCTGATACCGTACTTTGGCTAGATTATGGTAAGGATTATTATGCAGCACAAACTTGGTCTGATGTGACAAATGGTCGCCGCACGTCAATCGCGTGGATGAGCAACTGGCTGTATGCTAACGACGTTCCAACACAGGCATGGCGCAGCGCAATGAGTGCGCCACGAGATTTAAAATTATCGCAAACTCAATCGGGTTTACGCCTTTTATCTTCTTTACCTAACCTATGGCTCAATGAAAGTAATACCATGATTGCTAAAGATAAAACGTTAGAGTCGGGAGATAGCCTTGTTATATCTGAGAATTATCAGGCAGGAATATTAGATGGTACGTTGCATTTGTCTAGAGGAAGTTCAATCGCTATTTCTCCTCTAGGAAGTGAGTGTTTAACATATAATATTGAACGTAACGAACAAAATATTGTTGTTACTACGAGTAGAAAGGTCGGTGCTGAGGGTGAAGAAAACTATAATAACCTGTTCAGTCACGAAACTAGTTTAACTATTCCTTATAGTGAAAGCTTACAATTTACATTAATCGTTGATCGTTGCTCTAGTGAACTTCTTCTACAAGATGGTGAGTATTGTTTTACAGAACTCTGCTTCCCGATCGAGGCTAGATCGATAGACTTTTACTGTTCTACGGGTAAAGGAGTAGTTAAAAGCTTGAAGTTCTGCGAATAA
- a CDS encoding ABC transporter substrate-binding protein, with product MNYKKHLLGISIVCICFPALSETLPDGATTIPKASEIPNRLSIEYFSPDQIVEFKKLDHYSEPQWVTENYVNTGKLPPVEQRLPDVPMVLKTASMPDGVGVYGGVLRHVIGGRPQGWNWSAAHSQGWGGINYTVQQCLTRTGPMYQIKPDELEVLPNLAQSWEWSDDGKALTMHLIKGAKWSDGEPFTSEDVRFYWEDTVLEPRIPSFSSQNALGEGATLEIVDEYTIRWHFEKAFQNQALYNMAFMTFCPGPAHILKPLHPKYNDKVTFEDFSNALPASEVPTVTMGPWVPVSYKDDQIIVLRRNPYYWKVDEAGHQLPYIDEMRYKLSTWESRTLETMSGSADFSNMENPPIYIETLRKLAAPNSPTRAMFGPRNLAFQIQMNMNPTLSVSDDREGAIRQLNRDLKFRKAISHAIDRKSLGQALVKGPFTAEYAGGLHPETAFYREDDVVYYPYNPSLSKQYLADLGLIDSDGNGVVNFPKDVNNGDDVEIVFNSGNGTADSVFNENLVSMMADIGIKLIPRILDSVQGDSSRDAGDFDWRLNRSDKELIVPMQRMEWLAPIAESGPVWHRGTENKPQVLQPFEEKMVALAHEIFAERDSAKQADLIGQLNHEMTKNVYHVGLVAYPGALLVNKRIKNVPNAPITAYQWAEDAVMRERFWVPQDQQLKELQPHTVPEYKLDTKK from the coding sequence ATGAATTATAAGAAGCATCTATTAGGAATCTCAATTGTATGCATATGCTTTCCAGCATTATCGGAAACGCTGCCAGACGGTGCGACAACAATTCCAAAAGCCTCGGAAATACCAAATCGCCTATCTATTGAATATTTTTCGCCTGACCAAATTGTCGAGTTTAAAAAACTTGATCATTATTCTGAACCTCAATGGGTTACCGAGAATTACGTAAATACGGGGAAATTACCGCCAGTTGAACAACGTTTACCTGATGTCCCAATGGTATTAAAAACGGCATCTATGCCTGATGGCGTCGGTGTTTACGGCGGCGTTCTTCGTCATGTTATTGGTGGCCGACCTCAGGGTTGGAACTGGTCTGCTGCTCACTCTCAAGGGTGGGGTGGTATCAATTATACCGTGCAGCAATGTTTAACACGCACTGGTCCGATGTATCAGATCAAACCTGATGAGCTGGAAGTGCTGCCGAATCTGGCGCAAAGCTGGGAATGGTCTGATGATGGTAAGGCATTAACCATGCATCTTATTAAAGGTGCTAAATGGTCAGACGGTGAACCATTTACCTCGGAAGATGTGCGCTTTTACTGGGAGGATACGGTTTTAGAGCCAAGAATTCCGTCTTTCTCTTCTCAGAATGCATTGGGTGAAGGGGCGACTCTAGAAATCGTTGACGAATACACCATTCGCTGGCATTTCGAGAAAGCATTTCAAAATCAGGCACTTTATAACATGGCCTTTATGACATTCTGTCCAGGCCCTGCACATATTCTCAAACCACTTCATCCAAAATACAACGATAAAGTCACGTTTGAAGATTTTAGTAACGCGTTACCGGCTAGCGAAGTACCTACTGTAACGATGGGACCATGGGTTCCGGTAAGCTATAAAGACGATCAGATTATTGTTCTGCGCCGTAACCCTTACTACTGGAAAGTGGATGAAGCTGGTCACCAACTGCCGTATATCGACGAAATGCGCTACAAGCTTTCCACCTGGGAGTCACGAACTCTAGAAACCATGTCTGGCAGTGCGGATTTTTCTAATATGGAAAACCCACCGATATACATTGAAACGTTGCGCAAACTCGCTGCACCTAATTCACCAACTCGAGCCATGTTTGGGCCGCGTAATCTGGCGTTCCAAATTCAGATGAACATGAACCCGACGTTATCTGTGAGCGATGATCGAGAAGGGGCCATTCGACAACTCAATCGAGACCTAAAATTCCGTAAAGCGATTTCTCATGCAATTGATAGAAAAAGCTTAGGGCAAGCACTGGTTAAAGGTCCGTTTACGGCTGAATATGCGGGTGGTCTGCACCCAGAAACCGCATTTTACCGAGAAGATGATGTCGTTTATTACCCATACAACCCAAGCTTGTCCAAACAATACTTAGCAGACTTAGGCCTGATTGATTCCGATGGTAATGGTGTTGTGAACTTCCCTAAAGATGTTAATAACGGCGATGACGTTGAGATTGTTTTTAACAGTGGTAACGGAACGGCCGATAGTGTTTTCAATGAAAACTTAGTGTCGATGATGGCTGATATTGGCATCAAGCTTATCCCAAGAATACTTGATAGCGTTCAGGGAGACTCTTCGCGTGACGCAGGTGATTTTGACTGGCGTTTAAATCGTAGTGACAAAGAATTAATCGTTCCTATGCAACGTATGGAATGGTTAGCGCCAATTGCGGAGAGCGGTCCGGTATGGCACCGAGGTACCGAGAATAAACCGCAAGTACTTCAGCCGTTTGAAGAGAAGATGGTGGCCTTAGCTCATGAGATATTCGCTGAGCGTGATTCAGCGAAACAAGCGGATCTTATTGGTCAGTTAAACCATGAAATGACCAAGAATGTCTATCACGTCGGCTTAGTCGCCTATCCAGGGGCACTACTTGTCAATAAGCGCATCAAGAACGTGCCTAACGCACCAATTACCGCGTATCAGTGGGCGGAAGATGCCGTCATGCGTGAGCGTTTTTGGGTACCTCAGGATCAGCAGCTAAAAGAACTGCAGCCACACACGGTTCCTGAGTACAAGCTTGATACTAAGAAGTAA
- a CDS encoding ABC transporter ATP-binding protein: protein MQDRNTPDSQAANRPTIARVAGLNVGFKTEDGLVQALKGVSYNIKAGEMVALVGESGSGKSVSARSLMGLLPKHAQIGEESKVTYRDVDITTASERQLLKLRGNKISMIFQEPMTSLNPLYTLGEQVSEAILIHQKISKAEAKKRTIELFEAVQLPHPEERFDQYPHQLSGGQRQRVMIAMALTNNPDLLIADEPTTALDVTVQANILRLIKNLQEKAGMSVLLITHDLTIVRQFADYIYVMKRGEVVEHGLTENIFTKAEHPYTKMLIDSEPKGVASPVPQASPVILHAEKMRVEFKLGKKGWFSREPEKKLVAVDDISVSLKRGETLGIVGESGSGKTTLAMAMFQLLNSGDINGKVTYDGQCLNSITNEQLRILRKELQVVFQDPFSSLNPRLSVKQILEEGLIVNGLCQDPSERLLKLEKALLDAGLPANILNRYPHEFSGGQRQRIAIARALVLDPKVILLDEPTSALDLTIQNQIVQLLKQLQEKRGISYLFISHDLRVVKSLCHRVLVMRHGEVVEEGLTIDVLENSQMEYTQKLIKAAFEIAA from the coding sequence ATGCAAGATAGAAATACACCTGATAGTCAAGCGGCTAACAGACCAACAATTGCGAGAGTGGCTGGCCTAAATGTGGGCTTCAAAACCGAAGATGGTTTAGTGCAGGCACTCAAAGGCGTTAGTTACAATATTAAAGCTGGTGAAATGGTTGCGCTGGTTGGTGAGAGTGGTTCCGGTAAATCGGTCTCAGCTCGCTCTCTAATGGGGTTGTTACCTAAGCATGCTCAAATTGGAGAGGAAAGTAAGGTCACTTACCGCGATGTCGATATCACCACTGCGAGCGAGCGTCAGTTGTTGAAGTTACGAGGCAACAAGATTTCCATGATTTTTCAGGAGCCCATGACTTCTTTAAACCCGCTTTACACGCTTGGTGAACAAGTCAGTGAAGCGATATTAATTCACCAAAAAATCTCTAAAGCTGAAGCGAAAAAGCGAACCATTGAGCTTTTTGAAGCGGTGCAGCTCCCTCATCCGGAAGAGCGCTTCGACCAATACCCTCATCAGCTTTCTGGTGGTCAGCGTCAGAGGGTAATGATCGCGATGGCACTGACCAATAACCCAGACTTACTGATCGCTGATGAACCTACGACAGCACTGGATGTGACGGTTCAGGCGAATATTTTGCGCCTAATTAAGAACTTGCAAGAAAAAGCAGGCATGAGTGTGTTGTTGATTACTCATGATTTAACCATTGTTCGCCAGTTTGCAGACTACATCTACGTGATGAAGCGTGGTGAGGTGGTAGAGCATGGCTTAACCGAGAATATTTTCACCAAAGCGGAGCATCCTTACACCAAAATGCTGATCGACTCGGAGCCAAAAGGTGTTGCGTCACCTGTTCCACAGGCTTCACCGGTCATTTTGCATGCTGAAAAGATGAGAGTGGAGTTTAAATTAGGTAAGAAGGGTTGGTTTAGTCGTGAGCCAGAAAAAAAACTGGTCGCTGTTGATGATATTTCTGTTTCACTCAAACGCGGTGAGACATTGGGTATTGTTGGCGAAAGTGGGTCGGGTAAAACGACACTCGCAATGGCGATGTTTCAGTTACTCAATTCTGGCGATATCAACGGTAAAGTTACTTATGATGGGCAGTGCCTGAATAGCATAACGAATGAACAACTTCGCATTTTGCGCAAAGAGCTTCAAGTTGTATTTCAGGACCCATTCTCGTCGCTTAACCCGCGCCTTTCGGTGAAACAAATCCTTGAAGAGGGGTTAATCGTCAATGGCTTATGTCAGGATCCAAGTGAACGCTTGCTTAAGTTGGAGAAGGCGCTATTGGATGCAGGATTACCCGCTAATATTCTCAATCGCTACCCACATGAATTCTCTGGTGGGCAGCGTCAAAGGATTGCCATTGCCAGAGCACTTGTTCTCGACCCGAAAGTAATTTTGTTGGATGAGCCAACGTCGGCTCTGGATTTAACCATTCAGAACCAGATCGTCCAGCTACTTAAGCAGCTTCAAGAAAAGCGTGGTATCTCTTACTTATTCATCAGCCATGATTTACGAGTCGTAAAATCACTTTGTCATCGTGTATTAGTGATGAGACATGGTGAAGTTGTAGAAGAAGGCTTAACGATTGATGTGCTGGAAAACTCACAAATGGAATACACACAAAAATTGATAAAAGCTGCCTTTGAAATCGCGGCTTAA
- a CDS encoding ABC transporter permease, with translation MIEFITKRILSTIGLLLVLSAITFVIIQLPDGDYGDLIKNQAISMGGASPEQAQQLADAARERYGLNEPVLTQYANWLKNIVFHFDFGYSFAYNKPVMDVVGERLPRTIFIALGCHIGATLLGVFAGIFAARNQNRIGDRVATLLSFIAMTVPRFVMAIIIVYFMIFAWDIGSIGAMNSPEYLFEPMSWNKFFDTLVHIWPVIFIAAFGGMAFNLRLMRGNLLDILKMQYIETARAKGLRESKVIYKHAVPNALHSLISYQGVALPYMITGEMEAAMVLGIPTIGPLIISAMAEQDTYVIGTIMLLVAALLIIGNLISDLLLAILDPRIRLS, from the coding sequence ATGATTGAATTTATTACTAAACGGATACTTAGCACTATCGGTTTACTGCTTGTGCTGAGCGCCATCACTTTCGTCATCATCCAACTGCCAGATGGAGATTACGGCGATTTAATTAAAAACCAAGCGATTTCAATGGGTGGGGCTTCTCCGGAGCAGGCTCAGCAGTTAGCGGATGCGGCTCGTGAGCGTTACGGCTTAAACGAACCGGTTCTAACTCAGTACGCAAATTGGTTAAAAAATATCGTTTTTCATTTTGATTTTGGTTATTCGTTTGCTTACAACAAACCGGTTATGGATGTGGTTGGAGAACGTTTACCAAGAACGATTTTTATCGCCCTTGGGTGTCATATAGGAGCGACTTTATTAGGGGTGTTTGCGGGGATATTTGCTGCGAGGAACCAAAATAGAATTGGGGACCGAGTTGCAACGTTGTTGTCCTTTATAGCGATGACGGTACCTCGATTTGTTATGGCGATTATTATTGTTTATTTCATGATTTTCGCTTGGGACATAGGCTCGATAGGCGCAATGAACTCTCCCGAATATCTGTTTGAGCCGATGTCGTGGAATAAGTTCTTCGATACCTTGGTTCACATCTGGCCAGTCATCTTTATTGCCGCCTTCGGTGGTATGGCATTTAACCTTCGACTGATGCGCGGTAACTTGCTCGATATTTTAAAAATGCAATATATCGAAACAGCTCGTGCAAAAGGGTTACGCGAAAGCAAAGTGATTTATAAACACGCAGTACCGAATGCCTTACATAGTTTGATTTCTTATCAGGGTGTTGCATTGCCTTACATGATTACCGGTGAAATGGAAGCTGCGATGGTACTTGGGATTCCAACCATTGGCCCTCTGATCATTTCGGCGATGGCAGAGCAGGATACGTACGTTATCGGCACCATCATGTTACTAGTGGCTGCTTTGCTCATCATCGGTAATTTAATCTCCGATTTATTGTTAGCCATCTTAGACCCTAGAATTCGTTTATCGTAG
- a CDS encoding ABC transporter permease gives MKQSQSYSSLVWIRFKRNKMALMSLVLLTLLGLTSIFAPFFSSNDPTVRFSENIYDAPANINFFDTDGNFHLRPFVYEKVVDLDPVTFLPVVTENKDSRVDLVFFNQGWEYEFLGMSFNTHFVGLEDGSPLFLLGSDNLGRDLLARCFFGSRITLIFAITVVFVVVSVGTVVGILSGYYGGRFDFVVQRIAELALAFPAVPLYLALIAVLPKTADSLSVFIMLIVILSSLQWAFVARQVRAQALSMRNLDYIRAAKAVGAKDMRIVLRHILPNVTSNVVVLATIMLPTIVLTESFFSFLAVGVKAPMFSWGSLLNAAGQFQTIGSYPWLLYPVGFILVAVLGFNALGDGLRDAVDPYSN, from the coding sequence ATGAAACAATCACAAAGTTACTCGAGTTTAGTTTGGATACGTTTCAAACGAAATAAAATGGCATTGATGAGTTTGGTTCTGCTTACTCTTCTTGGCCTGACGTCCATATTCGCCCCGTTCTTTTCCTCTAACGATCCGACGGTTCGTTTTAGTGAAAATATTTATGACGCACCTGCGAATATTAACTTCTTCGATACGGATGGTAATTTTCACTTACGACCATTTGTTTATGAAAAAGTCGTTGATCTTGATCCTGTTACGTTTTTACCCGTCGTCACAGAAAATAAGGACAGCCGTGTTGATTTAGTATTCTTTAATCAGGGCTGGGAGTATGAGTTTTTGGGTATGAGCTTCAATACTCATTTCGTTGGGTTAGAAGACGGATCACCACTGTTTTTGCTTGGTTCAGACAACTTGGGACGTGACTTGCTCGCTCGTTGTTTCTTCGGTAGTCGAATCACGTTGATCTTTGCGATTACGGTCGTATTTGTTGTGGTCTCTGTTGGTACGGTTGTCGGTATTCTATCTGGTTATTATGGTGGCCGATTTGATTTCGTCGTACAGCGAATTGCAGAGCTGGCGTTAGCCTTTCCAGCGGTTCCACTTTATTTAGCGTTGATTGCCGTGCTGCCAAAAACAGCCGACTCATTGAGCGTCTTTATCATGCTCATCGTTATTCTGTCTTCACTGCAGTGGGCGTTCGTGGCCCGTCAGGTCCGCGCGCAAGCCCTGTCGATGCGAAACCTGGACTACATACGTGCTGCGAAAGCGGTGGGTGCAAAAGATATGCGTATTGTACTCCGTCATATTTTGCCAAACGTCACCAGTAACGTGGTGGTGCTTGCGACAATTATGTTGCCAACCATCGTACTCACCGAAAGTTTCTTCAGCTTTTTAGCGGTGGGAGTAAAAGCACCTATGTTTAGCTGGGGCTCACTGCTTAATGCTGCCGGACAATTCCAAACCATCGGCTCTTACCCATGGTTGCTGTACCCCGTTGGTTTCATCTTAGTTGCCGTATTAGGTTTTAACGCACTTGGTGACGGCCTACGAGACGCCGTTGATCCGTACTCTAATTAA
- a CDS encoding AraC family transcriptional regulator has translation MNDSHNMNVSASILAEKIQKWTGDATQVDTEIPGLRLSRWTTPTPPTSYTHNPSICLIAQGKKRVLLGEDSYIYDANHFLISSVNLPITANILEASEEAPYLGIIMELDLQEISQLIVDSELSLNSGKEAQKGIAVGELSNSLQDAFIRLMTLLDEPDNIKILAPVIKREIFYRLLMTEQGVRLNQIVTTGSHSHQIAKAIDWLKNNFVKPLSVGDLAAYSGMSKSAFYTHFRSMTSMTPLQFQKKLRLSEARRLMLTENLDAMATTFKVGYESPSQFSREYSRLFGAPPSKDIKALKEANIS, from the coding sequence ATGAACGACTCACACAACATGAATGTATCAGCATCAATCCTTGCTGAAAAAATCCAAAAGTGGACCGGTGACGCCACACAAGTTGATACCGAAATTCCTGGGCTTAGATTAAGTCGATGGACAACGCCTACCCCACCAACCAGTTATACCCATAACCCGAGTATCTGCCTGATTGCACAAGGCAAGAAACGAGTTTTACTTGGTGAAGATAGCTATATCTATGATGCCAACCATTTCCTGATCTCATCAGTTAACCTGCCAATTACAGCCAACATTCTGGAAGCAAGTGAAGAAGCGCCTTACCTTGGAATAATAATGGAGCTGGATTTACAAGAGATCTCTCAACTTATTGTTGATAGTGAGCTTTCTTTAAACAGCGGCAAAGAAGCACAAAAAGGCATCGCGGTAGGTGAGCTTTCTAATTCGCTGCAAGATGCATTTATTCGCCTTATGACGCTATTAGATGAGCCGGATAACATTAAGATCCTTGCTCCGGTAATCAAGCGAGAAATTTTTTACCGATTACTAATGACTGAACAAGGCGTACGATTAAACCAAATCGTGACGACAGGTAGCCACAGCCATCAAATCGCCAAAGCCATTGACTGGTTAAAGAATAACTTTGTCAAACCATTAAGCGTAGGCGACCTTGCAGCGTACAGTGGTATGAGTAAGTCTGCTTTTTACACGCATTTCCGCTCAATGACCTCAATGACGCCATTACAGTTCCAGAAGAAGTTGCGCTTGAGTGAAGCTCGACGCCTAATGCTGACAGAAAACTTAGATGCGATGGCAACGACATTTAAAGTTGGTTATGAAAGCCCTTCCCAATTTAGCCGCGAATACAGCCGCTTATTTGGTGCGCCACCTTCAAAAGACATTAAAGCGCTGAAAGAAGCCAACATATCTTAA